TCCGACCACCCGCACGATCGGCACTTGAGGCACGCCTCCTGCATCTCGACCTGGCTTCCGCAGTCGGGGCAGGCGCCGCGCGCGATCTCCCGGTCCTCGGCACGGGAAGGGGCCGCCTGGGAAGAAGCGGCAAGTTCGGGATCTCCCGCGGGTCCGGGGAGTCCGGCGAACATCGTGTCGACGTTCTCCATGTACCAATCGATGGCCTTGGAGACCGCGTCCGCGCACGACAGGATCTTCCCGCCGTTTCCGCCCCAGGCGGGGAGATGACAGGAGATCCCCTTCAGCTGCTTGATGATCTGGTCGGGCTGGACCCCGGAGCGGAGGGCCAGGGACACGAGCCTCCCGATCGCCTCGGACTGGGAAGCCGCGCACCCGCCGGCCTTCCCCATCTGGTTGAAGATCTCGAAGATCCCCTGGCGGTCGCGGTTGATCGTAATGTAGAGCTTCCCGCAGCTCGTCTTCATCTCCTTGGTGACGCCCAGCAGGGTGTCGGGGCGGGGCCGCGGGGAGACGAACCCCGGCTCGGCCTCGGGGACCCCGGACGCGGCGGCCTCCTTGCGGTTGACCTCGCCGATGTTCAGCACCTGCTCGTCGCGGCTTCTGTCCCGGTAGACGGTGACGCCCTTGCAGCCCAGGCGGTAGGCCAGGACGAAGACCTTCCGGATGTCCTCCCGGGTCGCCTCGGCGGGGAAGTTGACCGTCTTGGACACGGCGTTGTCGACGAACTTCTGGAAGGCGGCCTGCATCCGCAGGTGCGCCTCCGGGGAGATGTCGTGCGCCGTCACGAAGATCCTCCGGACCTCGTCGGGGATCCCCTCCACGTGCCGCAGCGAGCCGGACTGCGAGATCTCCTTCATCTTCTCGACCGAATAGAGCCCGCGCCGCCGCATCTCCGCCTCGAAGAGGGGGTGCCCTTCGACCAGGTGGTCGTTGTCCATCACGTTGCGGATGAACGACAGGGCGAAGACCGGCTCGATCCCGCTGCTGCAGCCGGCGATGATGCTGATGGTCCCCGTCGGGGCGATCGTCGTCGTCGTGGCGTTGCGCCGGGGGATGCCGCCCCGCTCGGGGAAGACGCTGATCCCGTAGTTCGGGAACGGCCCCCGCTCGCGGGCCAGGTGGCAGGAGGCCGAAACCGACTCCTCCTGGAGGAAGTTCATGACCTCCTGGGCGACGGCCAGCGCCTCGTCCGAGTCGTAGGGGATGCCGAGCCGGATCAGCATGTCGGCGAATCCCATCACCCCCAGCCCGATCTTCCGGTTTCCCATCGTCATCTGCCGGATCTCGTTCAGCGGATAGTTGTTCCTGTCGATGACGTCGTCCAGGAACCGCACCGCGGCGTGGACCGCGGCCTTGAGCTTCTCGTAGTCGATCCGCGCGCCGCCGTTCTCCCCCAGGATCATGTTGGCGAGGTTGACGGAGCCCAAATTGCACGATTCGTAAGGCAAAAGAGGCTGCTCCCCGCACGGGTTCGTGCTCTCCATCGCGCCGAGCCGGGGGGTGGGGTTGTCCCGGTTGATCCGGTCCAGGAAGATGATCCCCGGCTCCCCGTTGCGCCACGCGGAGTCCACGATCTTCTCGAACACCTCGCGGGCCTTGAGCCGGGCGGCGATCTCCATGGAGTGGGGGTTGACGAGCGGGTACTCGGCGTCGGCCTCCACCGCCTTCATGAACTCCTCGGTCAGCGCCACGGAGATGTTGAAGTTGTTCAGCCGGTCGTTCTTCGTCTTGCAGGTGATGAACTCGAGGATGTCGGGGTGGTCGACCCGGAGAATCCCCATGTTGGCGCCCCGGCGGGTCCCTCCCTGCTTGATCGTCTCGGTGGCCGCGTCGAAAACGGTCATGAAGGAGATGGGGCCGGACGAGATCCCCTTGGTCGACTTGACCACGTCGTGCTTCGGGCGCAGGCGGGAGAAGGAGAATCCGGTCCCCCCGCCGCTCTTGTGGATGAGCGCGGTGTTCTTGACCGCCTCGAAGATGGATTCCATCGAGTCTTCGACGGGCAGCACGAAGCAGGCCGACAGCTGCTGCAGCTCCCGCCCCGCGTTCATGAGGGTGGGGGAATTGGGCACGAAATCCAGCCGGATCATCAGGGCATAGAACGTCTCCGCCCGCTGCAGGACGACTTCGGGGAGGGTGCCGTAGTAAAATCCTTCCGCCGCCGCGATGTTGTAAGCCACCCGGGCGATCATCTCCTCGGGCGTCTCCAGGGTATCCCCCGGGGCGCCGATCTTGAGATACCGCCGTTCGAGCACTTTCCGGGCGTTCTCGGAGACCGGCAACGGCCCGTATTTCCGGAACATCCGCTCGATCCATTCCTTCGGCGGAAGCTCGGGAACCGCCTTCCCCGCGGCGCGCGCGGTGATTTCCGGCAGAGGGGCCGGGGCAGCGACAGGGGCGGGCACGTTCAGATCCATTCGTCTACTCCATCGGGACGGTATTCCCCTTGGGGAGAGTGCCTGTCCAATTGATAGGATGGCTTATCTTGTGGCCTTCCGGCGACACTCATACAAGATATGGTGCTCGCCATATCCTGTCAAGAAAAACGCGGGCAAAATAAAAATTATTACCAACCATCGTATTTCAGGGTGGTTATCCAATAATAGAACATAGTTAATCAAGCATGATTCGGATGATGCGTCGGATCTTGTTCGGGAGGTCGTCTGGAAACGCCTTGTTTTTAAAAACAATTTCCTCTGGCGTGCGGTCGGGAAGCCATCGGGCCCGCGACAGGGGCTCCTCCGCGGCCGGTCCCATCTCCTTTTAGCGAATTCTCCACCACCAGCGAAAGGACCTCCTCCAACAAACCCCTTTTTCAAAGCGGGGGAAGGGGGGGCAAAGGCCTTTCGAAATTTCGGCTTGATTATCGTTTGGGGTTGCAGTATGTATTCAGTCGACAATGGCGATAACGGATATCGTTTGTCGGCTTCCGTCGAAAACCACCAAATATCCGGATAAAGAAAGGCTCGTCCATGGTTCCCCTGCGC
The sequence above is a segment of the Deltaproteobacteria bacterium RBG_16_64_85 genome. Coding sequences within it:
- a CDS encoding ribonucleoside-diphosphate reductase, adenosylcobalamin-dependent; this encodes MFRKYGPLPVSENARKVLERRYLKIGAPGDTLETPEEMIARVAYNIAAAEGFYYGTLPEVVLQRAETFYALMIRLDFVPNSPTLMNAGRELQQLSACFVLPVEDSMESIFEAVKNTALIHKSGGGTGFSFSRLRPKHDVVKSTKGISSGPISFMTVFDAATETIKQGGTRRGANMGILRVDHPDILEFITCKTKNDRLNNFNISVALTEEFMKAVEADAEYPLVNPHSMEIAARLKAREVFEKIVDSAWRNGEPGIIFLDRINRDNPTPRLGAMESTNPCGEQPLLPYESCNLGSVNLANMILGENGGARIDYEKLKAAVHAAVRFLDDVIDRNNYPLNEIRQMTMGNRKIGLGVMGFADMLIRLGIPYDSDEALAVAQEVMNFLQEESVSASCHLARERGPFPNYGISVFPERGGIPRRNATTTTIAPTGTISIIAGCSSGIEPVFALSFIRNVMDNDHLVEGHPLFEAEMRRRGLYSVEKMKEISQSGSLRHVEGIPDEVRRIFVTAHDISPEAHLRMQAAFQKFVDNAVSKTVNFPAEATREDIRKVFVLAYRLGCKGVTVYRDRSRDEQVLNIGEVNRKEAAASGVPEAEPGFVSPRPRPDTLLGVTKEMKTSCGKLYITINRDRQGIFEIFNQMGKAGGCAASQSEAIGRLVSLALRSGVQPDQIIKQLKGISCHLPAWGGNGGKILSCADAVSKAIDWYMENVDTMFAGLPGPAGDPELAASSQAAPSRAEDREIARGACPDCGSQVEMQEACLKCRSCGWSEC